Proteins found in one Muntiacus reevesi chromosome 2, mMunRee1.1, whole genome shotgun sequence genomic segment:
- the AP2A1 gene encoding AP-2 complex subunit alpha-1 isoform X2 — MPAVSKGDGMRGLAVFISDIRNCKSKEAEIKRINKELANIRSKFKGDKALDGYSKKKYVCKLLFIFLLGHDIDFGHMEAVNLLSSNKYTEKQIGYLFISVLVNSNSELIRLINNAIKNDLASRNPTFMCLALHCIANVGSREMGEAFAADIPRILVAGDSMDSVKQSAALCLLRLYKASPDLVPMGEWTARVVHLLNDQHMGVVTAAVSLITCLCKKNPDDFKTCVSLAVSRLSRIVSSASTDLQDYTYYFVPAPWLSVKLLRLLQCYPPPEDAAVKGRLVECLETVLNKAQEPPKSKKVQHSNAKNAILFETISLIIHYDSEPNLLVRACNQLGQFLQHRETNLRYLALESMCTLASSEFSHEAVKTHIDTVINALKTERDVSVRQRAADLLYAMCDRSNAKQIVSEMLRYLETADYAIREEIVLKVAILAEKYAVDYSWYVDTILNLIRIAGDYVSEEVWYRVLQIVTNRDDVQGYAAKTVFEALQAPACHENMVKVGGYILGEFGNLIAGDPRSSPPVQFSLLHSKFHLCSVATRALLLSTYIKFINLFPETKATIQGVLRAGSQLRNADVELQQRAVEYLTLSSVASTDVLATVLEEMPPFPERESSILAKLKRKKGPGAGSALDDSRRDPSSHDINGGVEPTPSTVSTPSPSADLLGLRAAPPPAAPPAPSGAGNLLVDVFSDSPAAQPGLGPSPEEAFLSAGPEDIGPPIPEADELLNKFVCRNNGVLFENQLLQIGVKSEFRQNLGRMYLFYGNKTSVQFQNFSPTVVHPGDLQTQLAVQTKRVASQVDGGAQVQQVLNIECLRDFLTPPLLSVRFRYGGAPQSLTLKLPVTINKFFQPTEMAAQDFFQRWKQLSLPQQEAQKIFKANHPMDAEVTKAKLLGFGSALLDNVDPNPENFVGAGIIQTKALQVGCLLRLEPNAQAQMYRLTLRTSKEPVSRHLCELLAQQF, encoded by the exons ATGCCGGCCGTGTCCAAGGGCGATGGGATGCGGGGGCTCGCCGTGTTCATCTCCGACATCCGGAACT GTAAGAGCAAGGAGGCAGAGATTAAGAGAATCAACAAGGAACTGGCCAACATCCGCTCCAAGTTCAAGG GGGACAAAGCCTTGGACGGCTACAGCAAGAAAAAGTACGTGTGTAAACTGCTGTTCATCTTCCTGCTTGGCCATGACATTGACTTTGGGCACATGGAAGCCGTGAACCTGCTGAGCTCCAACAAGTACACGGAGAAGCAGATT GGTTACCTGTTCATCTCGGTGCTGGTGAACTCCAACTCTGAGCTGATCCGGCTCATCAACAACGCCATCAAGAACGACCTGGCCAGCCGCAACCCCACCTTCATGTGCCTGGCCCTGCACTGCATCGCCAACGTGGGCAGCCGCGAGATGGGCGAGGCCTTTGCCGCTGACATCCCTCGCATCTTGGTGGCCGG GGACAGCATGGACAGCGTGAAGCAGAGCGCGGCCCTGTGCCTGCTGCGGCTCTACAAGGCCTCGCCCGACCTGGTGCCCATGGGCGAGTGGACGGCCCGCGTGGTGCACCTGCTCAACGACCAGCACATG GGCGTGGTCACAGCTGCTGTCAGCCTCATCACCTGTCTCTGCAAGAAGAACCCGGATGACTTCAAGACGTGTGTCTCTCTGGCTGTGTCTCGCCTGAGCCGG ATCGTCTCCTCGGCCTCCACTGACCTCCAGGACTACACCTACTACTTCGTGCCGGCACCCTGGCTTTCTGTGAAGCTCCTGCGGCTGCTGCAGTGCTACCCGCCACCAG AGGACGCAGCCGTGAAGGGGCGGCTGGTGGAGTGCCTGGAGACCGTGCTCAACAAGGCCCAGGAGCCGCCCAAGTCCAAGAAGGTCCAGCACTCCAACGCCAAGAACGCCATCCTCTTCGAGACCATCAGCCTCATTATCCACTACGACAG TGAGCCCAACCTCCTGGTTCGGGCCTGTAACCAGCTGGGCCAGTTCCTGCAGCACCGGGAGACCAACCTGCGCTACCTGGCCCTGGAGAGCATGTGCACGCTGGCCAGCTCCGAGTTCTCCCACGAGGCGGTCAAGACGCACATCGACACAGTCATCAACGCCCTCAAG ACGGAGCGGGATGTCAGCGTGCGGCAGCGGGCAGCTGACCTCCTCTACGCCATGTGTGACCGGAGCAATGCCAAGCAGATCGTGTCAGAGATGCTGCGGTACCTGGAGACGGCCGACTACGCCATTCGTGAAGAGATC GTCCTGAAGGTGGCCATCCTGGCTGAGAAGTACGCCGTGGACTACAGCTGGTACGTGGACACCATCCTCAACCTCATCCGCATCGCGGGCGACTACGTGAGCGAGGAGGTGTGGTACCGTGTGCTGCAGATCGTTACCAACCGCGACGACGTGCAGGGCTACGCTGCCAAGACCGTCTTCGAG GCGCTCCAGGCGCCCGCCTGCCATGAGAACATGGTGAAGGTTGGCGGCTACATCCTTGGGGAGTTTGGGAACCTGATTGCTGGGGACCCCCGCTCCAG CCCCCCGGTGCAGTTCTCCCTGCTGCACTCCAAGTTCCACCTGTGCAGTGTGGCCACGCGGGCCCTGCTGCTCTCCACCTACATCAAGTTCATCAACCTCTTCCCGGAGACCAAGGCTACCATCCAGGGCGTGCTGCGGGCCGGCTCCCAGCTGCGCAACGCTGACGTGGAGCTCCAGCAGCGGGCCGTCGAGTACCTCACCCTCAGCTCGGTGGCCAGCACGGACGTCCTG GCCACGGTGCTGGAGGAGATGCCACCCTTCCCCGAACGCGAGTCATCCATCCTGGCCAAGCTGAAGCGCAAGAAGGGGCCGGGGGCCGGCAGCGCCCTGGACGACAGCAGGAGGGACCCCAGCAGCCACGACATCAATGGGGGCGTGGAGCCTACCCCCAGCACCGTG TCCACACCCTCGCCCTCCGCCGACCTCCTGGGGCTGCGGGCAGCCCCTCCCCCCGCGGCTCCCCCGGCCCCCTCGGGTGCAGGCAACCTCCTCGTGGACGTCTTCTCCGACAGCCCAGCCGCCCAGCCCGGCCTGGGGCCCAGCCCCGAGGAGGCCTTCCTCAG CGCAGGTCCTGAGGACATTGGCCCGCCCATCCCCGAAGCCGATGAGCTGCTGAATAA GTTCGTGTGCAGGAACAACGGGGTGCTGTTTGAGAACCAGCTGCTGCAGATTGGAGTCAAGTCAGAGTTCCGGCAGAACTTGG GCCGCATGTATCTCTTTTATGGCAACAAGACCTCGGTGCAGTTCCAGAACTTCTCTCCCACTGTGGTCCACCCTGGAGACCTCCAGACT CAGCTGGCCGTGCAGACCAAGCGGGTGGCCTCGCAGGTGGACGGCGGCGCGCAGGTGCAGCAGGTGCTCAACATTGAGTGTCTGCGGGACTTCCTGACGCCGCCGCTCCTATCGGTGCGCTTCCG GTACGGGGGCGCCCCCCAGTCCCTCACCCTGAAGCTCCCAGTGACCATCAACAAGTTCTTCCAGCCGACGGAGATGGCGGCCCAGGACTTCTTCCAACGTTggaagcagctaagcct CCCCCAACAAGAGGCCCAGAAAATCTTCAAAGCCAACCACCCCATGGACGCGGAGGTCACTAAGGCCAAG CTCCTGGGGTTTGGCTCTGCTCTCCTGGACAATGTGGACCCCAACCCTGAGAATTTCGTGGGGGCTGGAATCATCCAGACTAAAGCCCTGCAGGTGGGCTGTCTGCTCCGGCTGGAGCCCAACGCCCAGGCCCAG ATGTACCGGCTGACCCTGCGCACCAGCAAGGAGCCCGTCTCCCGTCACCTGTGTGAGCTGCTGGCCCAGCAGTTCTGA
- the AP2A1 gene encoding AP-2 complex subunit alpha-1 isoform X1: protein MPAVSKGDGMRGLAVFISDIRNCKSKEAEIKRINKELANIRSKFKGDKALDGYSKKKYVCKLLFIFLLGHDIDFGHMEAVNLLSSNKYTEKQIGYLFISVLVNSNSELIRLINNAIKNDLASRNPTFMCLALHCIANVGSREMGEAFAADIPRILVAGDSMDSVKQSAALCLLRLYKASPDLVPMGEWTARVVHLLNDQHMGVVTAAVSLITCLCKKNPDDFKTCVSLAVSRLSRIVSSASTDLQDYTYYFVPAPWLSVKLLRLLQCYPPPEDAAVKGRLVECLETVLNKAQEPPKSKKVQHSNAKNAILFETISLIIHYDSEPNLLVRACNQLGQFLQHRETNLRYLALESMCTLASSEFSHEAVKTHIDTVINALKTERDVSVRQRAADLLYAMCDRSNAKQIVSEMLRYLETADYAIREEIVLKVAILAEKYAVDYSWYVDTILNLIRIAGDYVSEEVWYRVLQIVTNRDDVQGYAAKTVFEALQAPACHENMVKVGGYILGEFGNLIAGDPRSSPPVQFSLLHSKFHLCSVATRALLLSTYIKFINLFPETKATIQGVLRAGSQLRNADVELQQRAVEYLTLSSVASTDVLATVLEEMPPFPERESSILAKLKRKKGPGAGSALDDSRRDPSSHDINGGVEPTPSTVSTPSPSADLLGLRAAPPPAAPPAPSGAGNLLVDVFSDSPAAQPGLGPSPEEAFLSELEPPAPESPMALLADPAPAADAGPEDIGPPIPEADELLNKFVCRNNGVLFENQLLQIGVKSEFRQNLGRMYLFYGNKTSVQFQNFSPTVVHPGDLQTQLAVQTKRVASQVDGGAQVQQVLNIECLRDFLTPPLLSVRFRYGGAPQSLTLKLPVTINKFFQPTEMAAQDFFQRWKQLSLPQQEAQKIFKANHPMDAEVTKAKLLGFGSALLDNVDPNPENFVGAGIIQTKALQVGCLLRLEPNAQAQMYRLTLRTSKEPVSRHLCELLAQQF from the exons ATGCCGGCCGTGTCCAAGGGCGATGGGATGCGGGGGCTCGCCGTGTTCATCTCCGACATCCGGAACT GTAAGAGCAAGGAGGCAGAGATTAAGAGAATCAACAAGGAACTGGCCAACATCCGCTCCAAGTTCAAGG GGGACAAAGCCTTGGACGGCTACAGCAAGAAAAAGTACGTGTGTAAACTGCTGTTCATCTTCCTGCTTGGCCATGACATTGACTTTGGGCACATGGAAGCCGTGAACCTGCTGAGCTCCAACAAGTACACGGAGAAGCAGATT GGTTACCTGTTCATCTCGGTGCTGGTGAACTCCAACTCTGAGCTGATCCGGCTCATCAACAACGCCATCAAGAACGACCTGGCCAGCCGCAACCCCACCTTCATGTGCCTGGCCCTGCACTGCATCGCCAACGTGGGCAGCCGCGAGATGGGCGAGGCCTTTGCCGCTGACATCCCTCGCATCTTGGTGGCCGG GGACAGCATGGACAGCGTGAAGCAGAGCGCGGCCCTGTGCCTGCTGCGGCTCTACAAGGCCTCGCCCGACCTGGTGCCCATGGGCGAGTGGACGGCCCGCGTGGTGCACCTGCTCAACGACCAGCACATG GGCGTGGTCACAGCTGCTGTCAGCCTCATCACCTGTCTCTGCAAGAAGAACCCGGATGACTTCAAGACGTGTGTCTCTCTGGCTGTGTCTCGCCTGAGCCGG ATCGTCTCCTCGGCCTCCACTGACCTCCAGGACTACACCTACTACTTCGTGCCGGCACCCTGGCTTTCTGTGAAGCTCCTGCGGCTGCTGCAGTGCTACCCGCCACCAG AGGACGCAGCCGTGAAGGGGCGGCTGGTGGAGTGCCTGGAGACCGTGCTCAACAAGGCCCAGGAGCCGCCCAAGTCCAAGAAGGTCCAGCACTCCAACGCCAAGAACGCCATCCTCTTCGAGACCATCAGCCTCATTATCCACTACGACAG TGAGCCCAACCTCCTGGTTCGGGCCTGTAACCAGCTGGGCCAGTTCCTGCAGCACCGGGAGACCAACCTGCGCTACCTGGCCCTGGAGAGCATGTGCACGCTGGCCAGCTCCGAGTTCTCCCACGAGGCGGTCAAGACGCACATCGACACAGTCATCAACGCCCTCAAG ACGGAGCGGGATGTCAGCGTGCGGCAGCGGGCAGCTGACCTCCTCTACGCCATGTGTGACCGGAGCAATGCCAAGCAGATCGTGTCAGAGATGCTGCGGTACCTGGAGACGGCCGACTACGCCATTCGTGAAGAGATC GTCCTGAAGGTGGCCATCCTGGCTGAGAAGTACGCCGTGGACTACAGCTGGTACGTGGACACCATCCTCAACCTCATCCGCATCGCGGGCGACTACGTGAGCGAGGAGGTGTGGTACCGTGTGCTGCAGATCGTTACCAACCGCGACGACGTGCAGGGCTACGCTGCCAAGACCGTCTTCGAG GCGCTCCAGGCGCCCGCCTGCCATGAGAACATGGTGAAGGTTGGCGGCTACATCCTTGGGGAGTTTGGGAACCTGATTGCTGGGGACCCCCGCTCCAG CCCCCCGGTGCAGTTCTCCCTGCTGCACTCCAAGTTCCACCTGTGCAGTGTGGCCACGCGGGCCCTGCTGCTCTCCACCTACATCAAGTTCATCAACCTCTTCCCGGAGACCAAGGCTACCATCCAGGGCGTGCTGCGGGCCGGCTCCCAGCTGCGCAACGCTGACGTGGAGCTCCAGCAGCGGGCCGTCGAGTACCTCACCCTCAGCTCGGTGGCCAGCACGGACGTCCTG GCCACGGTGCTGGAGGAGATGCCACCCTTCCCCGAACGCGAGTCATCCATCCTGGCCAAGCTGAAGCGCAAGAAGGGGCCGGGGGCCGGCAGCGCCCTGGACGACAGCAGGAGGGACCCCAGCAGCCACGACATCAATGGGGGCGTGGAGCCTACCCCCAGCACCGTG TCCACACCCTCGCCCTCCGCCGACCTCCTGGGGCTGCGGGCAGCCCCTCCCCCCGCGGCTCCCCCGGCCCCCTCGGGTGCAGGCAACCTCCTCGTGGACGTCTTCTCCGACAGCCCAGCCGCCCAGCCCGGCCTGGGGCCCAGCCCCGAGGAGGCCTTCCTCAG CGAGCTGGAGCCGCCTGCCCCTGAGAGCCCCATGGCTTTGCTGGCTGATCCAGCTCCAGCTGCTGA CGCAGGTCCTGAGGACATTGGCCCGCCCATCCCCGAAGCCGATGAGCTGCTGAATAA GTTCGTGTGCAGGAACAACGGGGTGCTGTTTGAGAACCAGCTGCTGCAGATTGGAGTCAAGTCAGAGTTCCGGCAGAACTTGG GCCGCATGTATCTCTTTTATGGCAACAAGACCTCGGTGCAGTTCCAGAACTTCTCTCCCACTGTGGTCCACCCTGGAGACCTCCAGACT CAGCTGGCCGTGCAGACCAAGCGGGTGGCCTCGCAGGTGGACGGCGGCGCGCAGGTGCAGCAGGTGCTCAACATTGAGTGTCTGCGGGACTTCCTGACGCCGCCGCTCCTATCGGTGCGCTTCCG GTACGGGGGCGCCCCCCAGTCCCTCACCCTGAAGCTCCCAGTGACCATCAACAAGTTCTTCCAGCCGACGGAGATGGCGGCCCAGGACTTCTTCCAACGTTggaagcagctaagcct CCCCCAACAAGAGGCCCAGAAAATCTTCAAAGCCAACCACCCCATGGACGCGGAGGTCACTAAGGCCAAG CTCCTGGGGTTTGGCTCTGCTCTCCTGGACAATGTGGACCCCAACCCTGAGAATTTCGTGGGGGCTGGAATCATCCAGACTAAAGCCCTGCAGGTGGGCTGTCTGCTCCGGCTGGAGCCCAACGCCCAGGCCCAG ATGTACCGGCTGACCCTGCGCACCAGCAAGGAGCCCGTCTCCCGTCACCTGTGTGAGCTGCTGGCCCAGCAGTTCTGA
- the FUZ gene encoding protein fuzzy homolog isoform X2: MFGQNLEVQLSSARTEDTTVVWKSFHDSITLIVLSSEEGTSELRLERLLQMVFGAMVLLVGLEELTNIRNVERLKKELRASYRLIDSFLGDSELIGDLTQCVDCVVPPEGSLLQEALSGFAEAAGTAFVSLVVSGRVVAATESWWRLGMPEAVLLPWLVGSLPPQAARDYPVYLPHGSPTVPHRLLTLTLLPDLELCLLCGPRPPLSQLDAQLLERWWQPLLEPLRGCLPLGPRALPAGFPLHTDILGLLLLHLELKRCLFTVEPSRDKEPSPEHRRRLLRSFYTLVTATHFPPEPGQPEEKAEEAIHRAQVARACYLVSGTEEPGTGWRLVALQLGPRRLLLLLSAQSPTYGLRGLATHTLHALTPLL; encoded by the exons ATGTTTGGGCAGAATCTCGAGGTGCAACTGAGCTCTGCGAGGACGGAAGACACAACCGTGGTGTGGAAGAGCTTCCACGACAg CATCACCCTCATTGTTCTGTCGTCTGAGGAGGGCACCTCGGAGCTGAGGCTGGAGAGACTACTCCAGATGGTGTTTGGGGCCATG GTTCTTCTCGTGGGACTTGAAGAGCTAACCAATATCCGCAACGTAGAGAGACTGAAGAAGGAGCTGAGG GCCAGTTACCGCCTCATCGACAGCTTCCTGGGGGACTCAGAGCTCATCGGGGACCTGACCCAGTGTGTGGACTGTGTGGTTCCTCCCGAGGGGTCCCTGCTGCAG GAAGCCCTCTCCGGGTTTGCTGAGGCGGCGGGCACGGCCTTCGTCAGCCTGGTCGTGTCGGGCCGGGTGGTGGCAGCGACGGAGAGCTGGTGGCGGCTGGGGATGCCGGAGGCCGTGCTGCTCCCCTGGCTGGTGGGGTCCCTGCCTCCTCAGGCCGCTCGCGACTACCCGGTGTACCTGCCGCACGGGAGCCCCACG GTTCCACACCGGCTGCTGACCCTGACGCTTCTGCCGGACTTGGAACTGTGTCTGCTCTGCGGCCCGCGGCCTCCCCTCAGCCAGCTGGATGCGCAG CTTCTGGAGCGCTGGTGGCAGCCCCTACTGGAGCCGCTGCGGGGCTGCCTGCCGCTGGGACCCCGAGCGCTGCCCGCGGGCTTCCCGCTGCACACGGACATCCTCGG GCTGCTGCTCCTCCACCTGGAACTGAAACGCTGTCTCTTCACAGTGGAGCCCTCGCGGGATAAAG AACCGTCTCCGGAGCACCGCCGGCGCCTTCTCCGCTCTTTCTACACCCTGGTCACCGCCACTCACTTCCCACCAG AGCCGGGGCAGCCAGAGGAGAAAGCAGAAGAGGCTATCCACCGGGCCCAGGTAGCCAGAGCCTGCTACTTGGTGTCGGGGACTGAGGAGCCAGGCACGGGATGGCGGCTGGTGGCGCTGCAGTTGGGGCCacggcggctgctgctgctgctgtctgcTCAAAGCCCCACATATGGGCTGCGGGGCCTGGCCACCCACACTCTGCATGCCCTCACCCCACTCCTCTGA
- the FUZ gene encoding protein fuzzy homolog isoform X1 → MGEEGTEGTVHLLCLAASSGVPLFCRSSRGGAPARQQLPFSVIGSLNGVHMFGQNLEVQLSSARTEDTTVVWKSFHDSITLIVLSSEEGTSELRLERLLQMVFGAMVLLVGLEELTNIRNVERLKKELRASYRLIDSFLGDSELIGDLTQCVDCVVPPEGSLLQEALSGFAEAAGTAFVSLVVSGRVVAATESWWRLGMPEAVLLPWLVGSLPPQAARDYPVYLPHGSPTVPHRLLTLTLLPDLELCLLCGPRPPLSQLDAQLLERWWQPLLEPLRGCLPLGPRALPAGFPLHTDILGLLLLHLELKRCLFTVEPSRDKEPSPEHRRRLLRSFYTLVTATHFPPEPGQPEEKAEEAIHRAQVARACYLVSGTEEPGTGWRLVALQLGPRRLLLLLSAQSPTYGLRGLATHTLHALTPLL, encoded by the exons atgggggaggaggggaccGAGGGCACGGTACATCTTCTGTGCCTCGCGGCATCTAGCGGGGTCCCCCTGTTTTGCAGGAGCAGCCGCGGTGGCGCCCCCGCCCGCCAACAG CTCCCATTCTCTGTCATCGGCTCCCTCAATGGAGTCCACATGTTTGGGCAGAATCTCGAGGTGCAACTGAGCTCTGCGAGGACGGAAGACACAACCGTGGTGTGGAAGAGCTTCCACGACAg CATCACCCTCATTGTTCTGTCGTCTGAGGAGGGCACCTCGGAGCTGAGGCTGGAGAGACTACTCCAGATGGTGTTTGGGGCCATG GTTCTTCTCGTGGGACTTGAAGAGCTAACCAATATCCGCAACGTAGAGAGACTGAAGAAGGAGCTGAGG GCCAGTTACCGCCTCATCGACAGCTTCCTGGGGGACTCAGAGCTCATCGGGGACCTGACCCAGTGTGTGGACTGTGTGGTTCCTCCCGAGGGGTCCCTGCTGCAG GAAGCCCTCTCCGGGTTTGCTGAGGCGGCGGGCACGGCCTTCGTCAGCCTGGTCGTGTCGGGCCGGGTGGTGGCAGCGACGGAGAGCTGGTGGCGGCTGGGGATGCCGGAGGCCGTGCTGCTCCCCTGGCTGGTGGGGTCCCTGCCTCCTCAGGCCGCTCGCGACTACCCGGTGTACCTGCCGCACGGGAGCCCCACG GTTCCACACCGGCTGCTGACCCTGACGCTTCTGCCGGACTTGGAACTGTGTCTGCTCTGCGGCCCGCGGCCTCCCCTCAGCCAGCTGGATGCGCAG CTTCTGGAGCGCTGGTGGCAGCCCCTACTGGAGCCGCTGCGGGGCTGCCTGCCGCTGGGACCCCGAGCGCTGCCCGCGGGCTTCCCGCTGCACACGGACATCCTCGG GCTGCTGCTCCTCCACCTGGAACTGAAACGCTGTCTCTTCACAGTGGAGCCCTCGCGGGATAAAG AACCGTCTCCGGAGCACCGCCGGCGCCTTCTCCGCTCTTTCTACACCCTGGTCACCGCCACTCACTTCCCACCAG AGCCGGGGCAGCCAGAGGAGAAAGCAGAAGAGGCTATCCACCGGGCCCAGGTAGCCAGAGCCTGCTACTTGGTGTCGGGGACTGAGGAGCCAGGCACGGGATGGCGGCTGGTGGCGCTGCAGTTGGGGCCacggcggctgctgctgctgctgtctgcTCAAAGCCCCACATATGGGCTGCGGGGCCTGGCCACCCACACTCTGCATGCCCTCACCCCACTCCTCTGA